In Torulaspora globosa chromosome 1, complete sequence, a genomic segment contains:
- a CDS encoding uncharacterized protein (ancestral locus Anc_5.609) produces the protein MLEDGSVPQNVYKNVRIYPDSRLMSSKEANGCLTKGDWPEKVFKPCVSFNTVPSYMDNKDEEDGLDFPGVQMPPEYTMEEFYDDESGFSSSNAEYFLRNHYVANGSSYGGSPPPRNLGKGLASMFRVAQNGKIVRVDYPTTPTIMNDAIVINRAQPGWEKLWYERKRQIERRLNAKQTYFRYPDIIFKQQQAPRLRFMSEDGYTPLTKNERRRERILNEKVGFPNTPRTILCHISGRRHTWVALDWTMRRLAQNTDHIVVLANIPRFANSSAGSGNSCHHSQARSGRGNQRSSLSGDIKDPRNAEEYNDDVEWTSGYGADAISNKLEDLFDYIAVIIPKDITVRVTVEIVIGKTKKIILDAMNVYTPEFCTSTTLRWERTDKLVQWKSKNLSDVLCTKYPIPVFVIPVKRMYDLEQELQEEFPPKASHLSYDSLQIAQSQSPPSAGKLEDSKSQVGQSPILLIETADSESSSDFSDSITDTSSIRSISKSNLIAAAKKHREDISRSLKEFENQKHDSKVTKLLEKLDLILKSSLDFSLQVQNMTQNDSEAGFEKLKRVITGETSSVSASKKSMLDVADAPKRNVYKNVPDSRPRNSQIKFASDVTSKDGRRALGNKAKPTSADVSPPLRRSISPLELERPPRRSHDEPLRRMKSAQSSNTIRKVRSASNISRVKSNDSVASDSSSSSKKKGGFLSIFKGSGSRSRSTSRHNSIGSDNETISSSDGDSKKRRSRLFGFS, from the coding sequence ATGTTAGAAGATGGAAGCGTACCGCAAAATGTCTACAAGAATGTGAGGATATACCCTGACTCACGGTTAATGTCGAGTAAGGAAGCTAATGGGTGTCTTACGAAGGGCGATTGGCCGGAGAAGGTTTTCAAACCTTGCGTTTCTTTCAACACTGTTCCTTCATACATGGATAACAAGGATGAGGAGGACGGATTAGACTTCCCGGGAGTCCAAATGCCTCCGGAGTATACAATGGAAGAGTTTTACGATGATGAATCCGGATTTTCGTCTTCCAATGCAGAGTATTTCCTGCGCAATCACTATGTGGCGAATGGTTCGTCATATGGGGGGTCGCCGCCTCCTCGGAATCTTGGCAAAGGATTGGCTTCGATGTTTAGAGTCGCCCAAAATGGCAAGATTGTCAGAGTAGACTATCCTACGACACCGACTATTATGAATGATGCGATAGTGATTAATAGAGCACAGCCAGGCTGGGAAAAACTGTGGTATGAGAGAAAGCGCCAGATCGAAAGGAGGCTCAATGCCAAGCAGACTTATTTTCGATATCCAGATATTAtcttcaagcagcagcaggcgcCGCGGTTGCGGTTTATGAGCGAAGATGGATATACTCCTTTAACAAAGAACGAACGCAGAAGAGAGAGGATTCTGAATGAAAAGGTCGGGTTTCCGAACACCCCGCGGACTATTCTATGCCACATCAGCGGCAGGCGGCATACCTGGGTCGCCTTAGATTGGACGATGAGGAGGCTCGCTCAGAACACAGACCACATTGTCGTGCTGGCCAATATTCCTCGTTTCGCTAACAGTTCCGCCGGCTCTGGCAATTCTTGCCATCATTCGCAGGCTCGAAGTGGGCGCGGCAATCAAAGATCCTCCCTGTCTGGAGATATTAAAGATCCGAGAAACGCAGAGGAATACAATGATGATGTAGAGTGGACATCTGGCTATGGTGCAGATGCTATTTCAAACAAGCTTGAAGACTTATTCGATTACATCGCAGTAATAATCCCGAAAGATATAACCGTTAGAGTGACCGTAGAGATTGTGATAGGGAAGACGAAAAAGATAATCCTAGATGCCATGAACGTGTACACCCCGGAATTCTGCACGTCAACGACTTTGAGATGGGAAAGAACAGATAAATTGGTGCAGTGGAAATCTAAAAATCTATCAGATGTTCTGTGCACAAAGTATCCGATACCTGTGTTTGTCATACCAGTCAAGAGAATGTACGATCTGGAACAAGAGTTACAGGAGGAATTCCCGCCAAAAGCCAGTCATTTAAGCTATGATTCATTGCAAATTGCGCAAAGCCAGTCGCCTCCTTCTGCTGGTAAGCTCGAGGACAGTAAATCGCAGGTCGGACAATCGCCGATTTTGTTGATCGAGACTGCCGACAGCGAATCGAGTTCGGACTTTTCAGACTCCATAACTGACACATCCTCAATAAGATCAATCTCCAAAAGCAACTTGATTGCAGCGGCAAAGAAGCACAGAGAAGATATATCGCGAAGCTTGAAGGAATTCGAGAATCAAAAACATGACTCGAAAGTTACAAAACTTCTCGAAAAGCTAGATTTGATTCTCAAATCGTCGTTGGATTTCTCCTTGCAGGTCCAAAACATGACTCAAAATGACAGTGAAGCAGGATTcgaaaagttgaaaagagttATCACAGGTGAGACAAGCTCTGTCTCtgcttccaagaaatccATGTTGGATGTTGCGGATGCACCTAAGAGAAATGTCTACAAGAACGTTCCTGACTCAAGGCCTCGTAACAGCCAGATAAAATTCGCGTCAGACGTCACTTCCAAGGATGGCAGGCGCGCACTCGGGAATAAAGCCAAACCCACCTCTGCAGACGTCTCACCTCCACTGCGAAGAAGCATTTCGCCGCTCGAATTGGAAAGGCCACCAAGACGTAGCCATGACGAGCCACTGCGCAGAATGAAGAGTGCACAATCATCCAACACTATCAGAAAGGTTAGAAGTGCGAGCAACATATCCCGCGTCAAATCCAATGACTCTGTGGCGAGTGAcagctcctcctcctctAAGAAAAAAGGCGGGTTTCTATCCATCTTCAAAGGCAGTGGCTCTCGAAGCCGGTCCACCAGCAGACACAACAGTATCGGCAGCGATAACGAGACCATCAGCTCTTCCGATGGCGAttccaagaagagaagatcaaggctATTTGGCTTTTCTTAG
- a CDS encoding uncharacterized protein (ancestral locus Anc_5.610), producing MVDNAQRIITHMNKDHKLALEDYLYVYGGVPITEKIKHVRLHGIELECMTLQFMHEDIDCDVEKTILFKPPLKDWSEAKSRLVTMAHEAADKRNLSHIQINDMSYPDTAIEYIVIIGVFLPFICYKWRKVLSWLPLPSLVIEFLDNDNVLRGIMALAIVTHVLETWTLLRPRLNYYRVPTDFLVEWYLFGLLEGFAPVKRLERMAREKLREKR from the coding sequence ATGGTTGACAATGCTCAAAGGATCATCACGCATATGAACAAGGACCACAAACTGGCTTTAGAAGATTACTTGTACGTGTACGGAGGCGTGCCCATCACAGAAAAGATCAAACATGTGAGGTTGCATGGCATTGAATTGGAGTGTATGACGTTGCAGTTCATGCATGAGGACATCGACTGCGACGTCGAGAAGACAATTCTGTTCAAACCGCCTCTGAAGGACTGGTCCGAAGCGAAGAGCAGGCTAGTGACGATGGCTCACGAGGCTGCTGATAAACGGAACCTCTCGCACATCCAGATAAACGATATGAGCTACCCCGACACGGCAATCGAGTATATCGTGATAATTGGCGTTTTTCTGCCCTTTATCTGTTACAAATGGCGCAAGGTGTTATCATGGTTGCCATTGCCCTCGCTTGTTATCGAGTTTCTGGACAATGACAACGTGCTGCGAGGAATAATGGCACTTGCCATCGTAACGCATGTTCTTGAGACTTGGACGCTTCTGAGACCGAGATTGAACTACTACAGGGTGCCAACCGACTTCCTGGTGGAATGGTATCTGTTTGGGCTGTTGGAAGGCTTTGCCCCCGTCAAGAGACTGGAACGTATGGCACGGGAAAAACTCAGGGAGAAGAGATAA